The following are encoded together in the Cicer arietinum cultivar CDC Frontier isolate Library 1 chromosome 2, Cicar.CDCFrontier_v2.0, whole genome shotgun sequence genome:
- the LOC101508978 gene encoding uncharacterized protein: MNTIQVVASNPRIYERRKYQPRHFLSTPLGLSMNANPLSRTFLIPIAKPSSGLQCVSVLKSRKPLHVCLAGGKGMMDNSEDSQRKSLEEAMKNLQEKIQKGEYNGGSGSNPPGGQGGGGGSGGSQDGGFSGMSDETLQIIFATIGFIFVYIYVINGVELTKLARDFITYLLGGTQSVRLKRASYKWVRLYKKITGQNEVDENGLENAPIRWNVADFYRDVLRNFIKPNSNSNE; the protein is encoded by the exons ATGAACACCATCCAAGTTGTTGCAAGCAATCCTAGGATTTATGAGAGAAGAAAATATCAGCCACGGCATTTTCTTTCTACACCACTTGGATTGTCAATGAATGCCAACCCTCTCTCTAGGACCTTTCTGATCCCAATTGCAAAACCTTCATCTGGCTTACAATGTGTGTCTGTTTTAAAATCTCGAAAACCTCTCCATGTTTGTTTAGCTGGTGGAAAAGGAATGATGGACAATAGTGAG GATTCCCAACGGAAATCTCTTGAAGAAGCGATGAaaaatttacaagaaaaaattcaaaaaggaGAATACAATGGGGGAAGTGGGTCCAACCCACCAGGTGGGCAAGGCGGTGGCGGGGGCTCTGGTGGATCACAGGACGGAGGTTTTTCTGGAATGTCAGATGAGACCCTTCAAATAATTTTCGCAACAATTGGCTTCATATTTGTG TATATTTACGTCATCAATGGCGTCGAACTTACAAAACTAGCTAGGGATTTCATCACTTATCTGCTTGGTGGAACTCAGAGTGTTCGATTGAAGCGAGCCTCATACAAATGGGTGCGATTATACAAGAAGATTACTGGACAAAACGAAGTTGACGAGAACGGGTTGGAAAATGCTCCAATACGATGGAATGTTGCCGATTTCTACCGAGACGTCCTTAGGAATTTCATcaaaccaaattcaaattcaaatgaataa